One Glycocaulis abyssi DNA window includes the following coding sequences:
- a CDS encoding NupC/NupG family nucleoside CNT transporter, producing the protein MEDMGLQLRSLLGVFAFVAIAWALGPRKMPPWVLILGAVIVQFAIAFALYSFAPTRAFLASLTGVVEVLQAATTMGTSFVFGYVGGGESPFLINPDANASTFIFAFQALPMVIVLSAISALLWRWRVLEFAVRGFALMFRRILNLSGAASLGAAANIFLGMTESPVLIRPRLPTMSRSDLFLIMTVGFSTVAGSVMAIYVSQLTGVVADAAGHILTASLISVPAAVLLARLMHPQDETEEQASKEKVPVNLYHSSMDALTTGVSDGVRLFVNIIAMLLVFTAIVALINFSLAAAGEINGAPMSVERVLGWFFAPLVWLAGIPWAEAQTAGSIMGLKTALNEIFAYDALSNTGDELSARSRLIMTYAVCGFANFSSVGILIGGLIAVAPSRRADILSLAPRALISGTLATLMTGAVIGALPGGLFGL; encoded by the coding sequence ATGGAAGATATGGGCCTGCAGCTGCGCAGTCTTCTGGGCGTGTTCGCCTTTGTCGCCATTGCCTGGGCGCTGGGCCCGCGCAAGATGCCCCCTTGGGTGCTGATCCTCGGCGCGGTGATCGTCCAGTTTGCCATCGCCTTTGCCCTCTACAGCTTTGCGCCCACGCGCGCCTTCCTCGCCTCGCTGACCGGCGTGGTGGAGGTGCTGCAGGCCGCAACGACCATGGGAACCAGCTTCGTGTTCGGCTATGTCGGCGGCGGAGAAAGCCCCTTTCTCATCAATCCGGACGCCAACGCCTCCACCTTCATCTTCGCGTTTCAGGCTCTGCCCATGGTGATCGTGCTGTCGGCGATCTCGGCCCTGCTCTGGCGCTGGCGGGTGCTGGAATTTGCCGTGCGCGGCTTTGCGCTGATGTTCCGGCGTATCCTCAATCTCTCCGGCGCGGCGAGCCTGGGCGCAGCGGCGAACATCTTCCTTGGCATGACCGAGAGCCCGGTTCTGATCCGTCCGCGCCTGCCCACGATGAGCCGGTCTGACCTGTTTCTGATAATGACGGTGGGCTTCTCCACGGTCGCAGGCTCGGTGATGGCGATCTATGTCAGCCAGCTGACCGGCGTGGTCGCCGACGCGGCAGGCCATATCCTCACCGCCTCGCTGATCTCGGTGCCGGCCGCCGTGCTGCTCGCGCGCCTCATGCACCCTCAGGACGAAACCGAAGAGCAGGCCAGCAAGGAAAAGGTGCCGGTCAATCTCTACCATTCCTCGATGGATGCGCTGACCACCGGCGTGTCGGACGGTGTGCGCCTGTTTGTGAACATTATCGCCATGCTGCTGGTGTTCACCGCCATCGTGGCGCTGATCAATTTCTCGCTGGCCGCCGCCGGCGAGATCAATGGCGCGCCCATGTCGGTGGAGCGTGTGCTCGGCTGGTTCTTCGCGCCGCTGGTCTGGCTGGCCGGCATTCCGTGGGCCGAGGCACAGACCGCAGGCTCCATCATGGGGCTGAAAACCGCGCTGAACGAGATTTTCGCCTATGACGCGCTGTCCAACACCGGCGATGAGCTGTCTGCGCGCTCGCGCCTCATCATGACGTATGCTGTGTGCGGCTTTGCCAATTTCTCGTCGGTCGGCATCCTGATCGGCGGCCTGATTGCCGTCGCGCCCTCTCGCCGGGCAGACATTCTCTCCCTGGCACCGCGCGCGCTCATTTCCGGCACACTGGCAACCCTGATGACCGGCGCCGTGATCGGCGCCCTGCCGGGCGGGTTGTTCGGGCTTTAG
- a CDS encoding alpha/beta fold hydrolase, translating into MSDLRPETRRFTLPDGEINALVWPKPGATRIIFLHGNGFNARSGAKLLEYLADRYEIIAPDLRGHGATTLPADPARHRDWHVYARDIIAMLDQLDDRAFVLAGHSMGGVAALLTAEKLEQKPLGLALIDPVILPGSFYAINHTPLWHVMWRRFPLVQGALRRGNFWPDVDAVKTRYAGRPPFSYWAAGVLDDYLAGGLKSVEGGFALACAPAWEAANYASHRHDPVRAARRAGAPIAVLKAEKASTVRDVAGLTRAGAVITPLPGHSHLAPMENPAACADWIAGVVEGF; encoded by the coding sequence TTGTCTGATCTGAGACCTGAAACACGCCGCTTCACCTTGCCTGATGGCGAGATAAACGCCCTCGTCTGGCCAAAGCCCGGCGCCACACGCATCATCTTCCTGCACGGCAATGGCTTCAATGCTCGCTCCGGCGCAAAGCTGCTGGAGTATCTGGCGGATCGCTACGAGATCATCGCGCCGGATTTGCGTGGCCATGGCGCCACCACCCTGCCCGCTGACCCGGCCCGCCACCGCGACTGGCATGTCTATGCGCGTGACATCATCGCCATGCTGGACCAACTCGATGACCGCGCCTTCGTGCTGGCCGGCCACTCCATGGGCGGGGTGGCAGCCCTGCTGACTGCGGAGAAGCTGGAGCAAAAGCCGCTGGGGCTTGCCCTCATCGATCCGGTAATCCTGCCCGGCAGCTTTTACGCCATCAATCACACGCCTCTCTGGCATGTGATGTGGCGGCGCTTTCCCCTGGTGCAGGGCGCGCTGAGACGCGGCAATTTCTGGCCGGATGTAGACGCGGTGAAGACGCGCTATGCGGGCCGTCCGCCATTTTCCTATTGGGCGGCGGGCGTGCTGGACGACTATCTGGCGGGCGGGCTGAAATCCGTTGAAGGCGGCTTTGCGCTCGCCTGCGCCCCGGCGTGGGAAGCGGCCAATTACGCCTCCCACCGCCACGATCCTGTCCGCGCCGCCCGCAGGGCCGGTGCTCCTATCGCGGTGCTCAAGGCTGAGAAGGCGTCCACCGTGCGCGATGTGGCGGGGCTGACGCGTGCCGGTGCGGTCATCACGCCCCTGCCCGGCCACTCCCACCTCGCCCCGATGGAAAATCCGGCAGCGTGTGCGGACTGGATTGCCGGGGTGGTGGAGGGGTTTTGA
- a CDS encoding DUF1289 domain-containing protein has product MNTPIWSPCIKVCFVDPSEGLCVGCFRTMEELGRWTKMSDAEREAVKPVLDERRSAYEAKVR; this is encoded by the coding sequence ATGAACACCCCCATCTGGTCACCCTGCATCAAGGTCTGTTTCGTCGATCCGAGCGAGGGCCTTTGCGTCGGCTGCTTTCGCACCATGGAAGAGCTTGGCCGCTGGACGAAGATGAGCGATGCCGAGCGTGAGGCGGTGAAACCTGTGCTGGATGAACGCCGTAGCGCCTATGAAGCGAAGGTGCGGTAG
- a CDS encoding anthranilate synthase component I family protein, with the protein MAEPAASSGPYLPLAWRAPADYLAAIADLPGTLLLSGGDGTARGRYSYLAAFPQTTITQADDGDPLAPLREARKRYPNAWIGGLFSYDFARRFEALPSPPFPVARWPEMALGVYPAMAIFDHQTQSVEISGEAYAATRLHAALSSGSAVSQDAQLRTPLAPVWDETRYLQAARQARDYVRAGDVFQVNLSHRFAAQMTGRHAPLAAFRALAATSPAPFAVYMRVDQAQTIVSNSPERFWSLGTDGRVETRPIKGTRPRGSDPASDAALAAELAASAKDRAENLMIVDLMRNDLSRVCTPGSVTVPELFSVESFANVHHLVSAVTGQLASGRDVFDLLAASFPPGSITGAPKVRAMEIIAELEGEARGPYCGSTGLIAPDGSAQFNVMIRTAGFQADGDDWQVEARSGGAITIDSQPEDELAETHAKIAMLKQALEMAGQA; encoded by the coding sequence ATGGCTGAGCCTGCCGCCTCATCAGGGCCATACCTGCCGCTCGCCTGGCGTGCGCCAGCAGACTATCTGGCAGCGATCGCTGATCTGCCTGGCACCCTGCTGCTATCAGGCGGGGATGGCACGGCGCGGGGACGCTACAGCTATCTGGCCGCCTTTCCGCAAACCACCATCACCCAGGCTGACGACGGCGATCCGCTGGCACCCTTGCGCGAGGCAAGGAAGCGCTATCCGAACGCCTGGATCGGCGGCCTGTTCAGCTATGATTTTGCGCGCCGGTTCGAGGCGCTGCCATCGCCGCCCTTCCCTGTGGCGCGCTGGCCGGAAATGGCGCTGGGCGTATACCCGGCCATGGCGATCTTCGATCACCAGACACAAAGCGTCGAGATCAGCGGCGAGGCATACGCCGCCACCCGCCTGCATGCGGCGCTCAGCTCAGGATCGGCTGTGTCACAAGACGCGCAACTTCGCACGCCTCTCGCCCCGGTCTGGGACGAGACGCGCTATTTGCAGGCTGCCCGCCAGGCGCGCGATTATGTGCGCGCGGGCGATGTGTTCCAGGTCAATCTGTCTCACCGCTTTGCGGCGCAGATGACGGGCAGGCACGCGCCGCTTGCTGCCTTCAGGGCGCTGGCCGCCACCAGCCCGGCCCCGTTTGCGGTCTATATGCGCGTCGATCAGGCACAGACCATCGTGTCCAACTCGCCAGAACGTTTCTGGTCGCTGGGCACTGACGGCCGGGTGGAAACCCGGCCCATCAAGGGTACACGTCCGCGCGGCAGCGATCCGGCAAGTGACGCGGCACTGGCCGCAGAGCTGGCCGCATCAGCCAAGGACCGGGCCGAAAACCTGATGATTGTCGACCTGATGCGCAATGATCTCTCGCGCGTCTGCACGCCCGGCAGCGTGACCGTGCCTGAGCTGTTCTCGGTGGAGAGCTTTGCCAATGTGCACCATCTGGTCTCCGCCGTGACCGGCCAGCTGGCATCTGGCAGGGACGTTTTCGATCTGCTGGCCGCCAGCTTCCCGCCCGGCTCTATCACCGGCGCGCCCAAGGTACGCGCCATGGAGATCATCGCAGAGCTGGAGGGAGAGGCACGCGGCCCCTATTGCGGCTCTACAGGGCTCATCGCGCCTGACGGCAGCGCGCAGTTCAATGTGATGATCCGCACGGCGGGCTTTCAGGCCGATGGCGATGACTGGCAGGTGGAGGCCCGTTCAGGCGGAGCCATCACCATTGACAGCCAGCCGGAGGATGAACTGGCCGAGACACATGCCAAGATCGCCATGCTGAAACAGGCTCTGGAAATGGCGGGGCAGGCATGA
- a CDS encoding DUF3253 domain-containing protein gives MNKETIESAILALVEQRGAGKSICPSEAARAVWPEEWQKRMREVRGVAIGMARKGEISILRKGKPVDPDDFKGVYRLSLPVTPDAPPEADG, from the coding sequence ATGAACAAGGAAACGATAGAAAGCGCGATTCTCGCCCTCGTCGAGCAGCGCGGTGCCGGTAAATCGATCTGCCCGTCAGAAGCGGCCCGCGCCGTCTGGCCGGAGGAATGGCAAAAGCGCATGCGCGAAGTGCGCGGCGTGGCCATCGGCATGGCCCGCAAGGGAGAGATTTCCATCCTGCGCAAGGGCAAGCCCGTGGACCCGGACGACTTCAAGGGTGTCTACCGCCTGTCCCTGCCCGTCACACCGGACGCGCCGCCCGAGGCCGATGGCTGA
- a CDS encoding aminotransferase class IV, whose translation MIWLNGTLLEPGDAHISVDERGFLLGDGVFETMRFEAGTIRRWERHLARLKEGVTTLGLSLDTTLDVPAIAAELTRRNALESALIRLTVTRGPGGRGLDASACEPTILVTASPLVVPEEGPRLVTLNAPRRAPLTLAAHFKMIGYGDNILARRLARERGGDMAVMLSPEGRVACADSANLFWVTGRTVYTPSLDTGALNGTTRAAILDGFAARGLHVEQDHFRLESLASAEAIIVTNAVLGARPAISLDANPLKTDNELVRLVCDIERGAH comes from the coding sequence ATGATCTGGCTGAACGGCACCCTTCTTGAGCCCGGCGACGCGCATATCAGTGTGGACGAGCGGGGCTTTCTGCTGGGCGATGGCGTCTTTGAGACCATGCGCTTTGAGGCAGGCACGATACGCCGCTGGGAGCGTCATCTCGCCCGGCTGAAAGAGGGCGTCACGACGCTGGGGCTAAGCCTCGACACCACGCTCGACGTACCCGCCATCGCCGCAGAGCTGACACGCCGCAACGCGCTTGAGAGCGCCCTTATCCGCCTGACGGTAACACGCGGGCCGGGCGGGCGCGGTCTTGATGCGTCTGCGTGCGAGCCGACAATCCTCGTCACCGCCAGCCCCCTGGTGGTGCCGGAGGAAGGGCCGCGCCTTGTTACCCTGAATGCGCCGCGCCGGGCGCCGCTGACCCTGGCCGCCCATTTCAAGATGATCGGCTATGGCGACAATATCCTCGCCCGGCGCCTTGCCCGCGAACGGGGCGGCGACATGGCCGTGATGCTGTCTCCTGAAGGGCGCGTCGCGTGCGCAGATAGCGCCAATCTGTTCTGGGTGACGGGCCGGACGGTCTATACGCCTTCGCTTGATACCGGCGCGCTTAACGGGACCACGCGCGCAGCGATTCTCGATGGCTTTGCCGCGCGCGGCCTGCATGTGGAGCAGGATCATTTCCGGCTGGAATCGCTGGCCTCTGCCGAGGCCATCATCGTGACCAATGCCGTGCTGGGCGCACGCCCGGCCATCTCACTCGACGCAAATCCGCTCAAAACGGACAACGAACTGGTCAGGCTGGTCTGCGATATCGAGCGCGGCGCGCACTAG
- a CDS encoding uracil-DNA glycosylase family protein has translation MADDFNTLAADIRACRVCQPHLAHPCRPVLQGSSAARIRIIGQAPGTRVQASGRPFTDPSGDRLRDWMGVSEAEFYDERLFAITPMGFCFPGLDAKGGDLPPRRECAPLWHDRVTASLADVELTLLVGLHAQRRYLALPASATLTGTVLRWREFFPQYVALPHPSWRNSGWLRRNPWFENEVLPSLRLRIREILTRAL, from the coding sequence ATGGCTGACGATTTTAACACGCTGGCAGCAGACATCCGCGCCTGCCGGGTGTGCCAGCCCCATCTGGCCCATCCCTGCCGCCCGGTCCTGCAGGGCAGTTCCGCAGCGCGCATCCGCATTATCGGCCAGGCACCCGGCACCCGCGTGCAGGCATCTGGCCGTCCCTTCACCGATCCGTCAGGAGATCGCTTGCGGGACTGGATGGGGGTGAGCGAGGCAGAGTTCTACGATGAGCGCCTGTTTGCCATCACGCCGATGGGTTTCTGCTTTCCGGGGCTGGATGCGAAGGGCGGTGATCTGCCGCCCCGGCGCGAATGCGCCCCGCTCTGGCATGACCGGGTGACGGCCAGCTTGGCAGATGTGGAGTTGACACTGCTGGTCGGGCTGCACGCCCAGCGCCGCTATCTGGCCTTGCCCGCTTCAGCGACCCTCACAGGAACCGTGCTGCGCTGGCGAGAATTCTTTCCGCAGTATGTTGCGCTGCCGCATCCCAGCTGGCGCAATTCGGGATGGTTAAGGCGGAACCCTTGGTTTGAAAACGAGGTTTTGCCCTCCCTGCGCCTTCGCATCCGCGAAATCCTGACCCGCGCACTTTGA
- a CDS encoding DapH/DapD/GlmU-related protein, which translates to MRRDHRPYWMHRAWEAYENAWVSHFVKAHFEALGPDPKIVRPWNMEVFGPNIRVGRALHVVTRRDQPVSFTVWSPGDVPGSITIGDCCFFAGGVRLLAGGSITIGDGALIAKSVTITDSDWHGLYDRIDPRPASKPVTIGRNVWIGDGAFVGKGISIGDNAVIGARSVVTRDVPANTVVAGNPARPVKELDPDGPFKTRMDMLGDPKGLNAFMENAYKDALKGNSTLGWFRSRLFPRAGD; encoded by the coding sequence ATGCGCCGTGACCACCGCCCCTACTGGATGCACCGCGCGTGGGAGGCGTATGAGAATGCGTGGGTGTCCCATTTCGTCAAAGCCCATTTCGAGGCGCTGGGGCCGGACCCGAAAATCGTGCGGCCCTGGAATATGGAGGTGTTCGGGCCGAATATCCGCGTGGGCCGCGCCCTGCATGTGGTGACGCGCCGCGACCAGCCGGTCAGCTTCACGGTGTGGTCGCCGGGTGATGTGCCGGGCTCCATCACGATAGGCGATTGCTGCTTCTTCGCGGGCGGGGTGCGCCTGCTGGCGGGCGGTTCGATCACGATTGGCGATGGCGCGCTGATCGCGAAATCCGTCACCATTACCGATTCTGACTGGCACGGGCTGTATGACCGGATCGATCCGCGCCCGGCCAGCAAACCGGTCACCATTGGGCGCAATGTCTGGATCGGTGATGGCGCCTTTGTCGGCAAGGGCATCAGTATCGGCGATAATGCCGTCATCGGCGCGCGCAGCGTTGTCACCCGTGATGTGCCGGCCAACACGGTCGTCGCGGGCAATCCGGCAAGGCCGGTGAAAGAGCTCGACCCTGACGGCCCCTTCAAGACCCGCATGGATATGCTGGGCGATCCCAAGGGGCTGAACGCCTTCATGGAGAACGCCTATAAGGACGCGCTGAAAGGCAATTCCACCCTTGGCTGGTTCAGGAGCCGACTCTTCCCGAGGGCGGGGGACTAA
- a CDS encoding tyrosine-protein phosphatase, whose product MSDRVLRLEGVHNFRKFGAYDLATGGKVRDGLYRSGQFSRATPADIETMDGLSVRVVADLRRPREREAEPSHWPQREGVVVLASDHAGADEPPHLVFLRESDMSLRSIRAFMTQTYRRLPFDPGNQWVFANGLRQLADSKPEDGFIVHCAAGKDRTGLFCALLLTALGVDEEEVREDYLMTNTAVDFDRLVPLVSNRLEETLGKTAGHEELRAFLGVDPVYYDAAMEAIGDQRAYLRDALGLDDAVIERLRENLTG is encoded by the coding sequence ATGAGCGATCGTGTCCTGCGCCTTGAAGGCGTCCATAATTTCCGCAAGTTCGGTGCATATGACCTTGCAACGGGCGGCAAGGTGCGTGACGGGCTTTACAGGTCCGGCCAGTTTTCGCGGGCGACACCAGCCGATATCGAAACCATGGACGGCTTGTCGGTACGCGTCGTGGCTGATCTGCGCCGTCCGCGCGAGCGCGAGGCCGAACCCTCCCACTGGCCGCAGCGCGAAGGCGTTGTCGTGCTGGCCAGCGATCATGCAGGCGCCGACGAGCCGCCCCACCTGGTATTCCTGCGCGAAAGCGATATGTCGCTTCGTTCCATTCGCGCCTTTATGACACAGACCTATCGCCGCCTGCCATTTGATCCGGGCAATCAGTGGGTTTTTGCCAATGGCCTGCGCCAGCTGGCCGACAGCAAGCCCGAAGACGGCTTTATCGTGCATTGCGCTGCCGGCAAGGACCGTACCGGCCTGTTCTGCGCCCTGCTCCTCACCGCGTTGGGGGTGGACGAGGAAGAGGTGCGCGAAGACTATCTGATGACCAACACGGCGGTGGATTTTGACCGCCTGGTCCCTCTTGTCAGCAACCGGCTTGAGGAGACATTGGGCAAGACGGCCGGGCACGAGGAATTGCGCGCCTTCCTGGGTGTGGACCCGGTTTACTACGACGCGGCGATGGAAGCGATTGGCGACCAGCGCGCCTATCTGCGCGACGCGCTCGGCCTGGACGATGCTGTCATAGAGCGCCTGCGCGAGAACCTGACCGGGTAG
- a CDS encoding Leu/Phe/Val dehydrogenase: MSVPASVFEHPAFDNHEKVLFATDPATGLQAILAVHSTVRGPAVGGCRMWSYDSPADAVTDVLRLSQGMSYKNIMADLPIGGGKSVIIKPKGDFDRDALFQAFGRAVDSLGGHYISAEDVGVSPADMLSARRTTRHVVGLPDGTGDPSPTTAKGVFLGIQLVAEKALGKSSLEGVKIAVQGATGHVGSYLCEHLAKAGADLTLTDIHEDALQALAAKLGAKTVGKDDIYDVEADIFAPCALGSIINEKTIDRLKVRAIAGAANNQLATREMGAELMKRKVAYAPDYVINAGGIINIMGEIDSRFDKKWVEGKLQGLKATLAEILDTAENEGRPANLIADEIARQRIEDARAGKLQAAE, from the coding sequence ATGAGCGTGCCTGCCAGCGTGTTTGAACACCCCGCGTTCGACAATCACGAAAAGGTATTGTTTGCCACCGATCCGGCCACAGGGCTGCAGGCGATCCTCGCCGTGCACTCCACCGTGCGTGGCCCGGCCGTGGGCGGCTGCCGCATGTGGTCCTATGACAGCCCTGCCGATGCCGTGACGGACGTGCTGCGCCTGTCACAAGGCATGAGCTACAAGAACATCATGGCCGATTTGCCGATTGGCGGCGGCAAGAGCGTCATCATCAAGCCGAAGGGCGATTTCGACCGCGACGCACTGTTCCAGGCGTTTGGCCGCGCCGTGGATTCGCTCGGCGGGCATTATATCTCGGCTGAGGATGTGGGCGTCAGCCCGGCTGACATGCTCAGCGCCCGGCGCACCACGCGCCATGTGGTCGGCCTGCCTGACGGTACCGGCGATCCCTCCCCCACCACGGCCAAGGGCGTGTTCCTGGGCATTCAGCTGGTCGCGGAGAAGGCCCTTGGCAAATCATCCCTCGAAGGCGTGAAAATCGCCGTGCAGGGCGCCACCGGCCATGTCGGCTCTTATTTGTGCGAGCATCTGGCCAAGGCGGGCGCCGACCTGACCCTGACCGATATCCACGAGGATGCCCTGCAGGCGCTGGCCGCAAAGCTCGGCGCGAAGACCGTCGGCAAGGACGATATTTACGATGTCGAGGCCGATATTTTCGCGCCCTGCGCCCTGGGCTCCATCATCAATGAGAAAACCATCGACCGGCTGAAAGTGCGCGCCATTGCTGGCGCGGCCAATAACCAGCTCGCCACGCGCGAGATGGGCGCCGAGCTGATGAAGCGCAAAGTCGCCTACGCCCCTGACTATGTCATCAATGCTGGCGGCATCATCAATATCATGGGCGAGATAGACTCTCGCTTCGACAAGAAATGGGTCGAGGGCAAGCTGCAGGGCCTCAAAGCGACACTGGCTGAGATCCTCGACACGGCGGAAAATGAAGGCCGCCCCGCCAACCTCATCGCCGACGAGATCGCCCGCCAGCGCATCGAGGACGCCCGCGCAGGCAAGCTGCAGGCAGCGGAGTAG
- a CDS encoding putative bifunctional diguanylate cyclase/phosphodiesterase: MRVFTCLFTEHNLWFVLLAAIMCVVGATVTIRLYRQVVRADGMARLGWAFLAAICAGSAIWTTHFIAMLGYQPGTAVTLDAWLTIASGLIAIGGSGLAFLLAASRRLKLAPVFGGALLGLTVSAMHFTGMFAYRVDGIVTWDAGHIAAAIAFAVVFGAAALQLTVRWQGGWRCMVPSLTLVAGIVLLHFTGMAAFMVEPINGYQPGASSEAFTVMAVAVAIAGVLILGTGLATFYIEKRMRETSDAQLRHMALHDPLTGLPNRVSFSARLDARLAGQYSGSTAVAAIDLNRFKEINDGWGHEAGDHVLCELAERLRKFDGARHFAARLGGDEFCIILKTADENELQKLVQQLEALLAEPINYGALETVTGGSIGVAVYPRDGDDRETLVRNADLAMYRAKSDPLVNVCFYNSELGEVVRERRQLANDLRLAIENNELALHYQVQTAIGTGEVRGYEALLRWTHPVKGAISPADFIPLAEANGLILPLGDWVLRKACLDAASWPHPHKVAVNLSAIQLTHIGLPQQIHQVLIETGLSPARLEIELTETALIKDKAQSLHIMRQIKALGVSIALDDFGTGYSSLDTLRTFPFDKIKLDKSFTDELKTDQRSLAVVRAVLALAKSLSIPVLAEGIETQEQLDLLHLESCDEGQGFLLGRPAPMDIVAQLGTRIRISGERVVTPVASARRA; encoded by the coding sequence ATGCGCGTTTTCACGTGTCTCTTCACAGAGCATAATCTGTGGTTTGTGCTGCTGGCGGCCATCATGTGTGTGGTCGGAGCGACCGTGACGATACGCCTGTACCGGCAGGTCGTGCGTGCAGACGGAATGGCGCGCCTTGGCTGGGCGTTTCTCGCGGCCATCTGCGCCGGGTCTGCCATCTGGACAACCCATTTTATCGCCATGCTGGGCTACCAGCCCGGAACGGCTGTCACCCTTGATGCGTGGCTGACCATTGCGTCGGGATTGATTGCGATTGGCGGTTCGGGCCTCGCCTTCCTGCTGGCCGCCTCGCGCAGGCTGAAACTTGCGCCGGTATTCGGCGGCGCGCTGCTGGGTCTCACGGTCAGTGCCATGCACTTCACCGGCATGTTTGCCTACCGGGTTGACGGCATCGTCACCTGGGATGCGGGCCATATTGCTGCGGCGATAGCGTTTGCGGTCGTTTTTGGCGCGGCGGCCCTACAGTTGACGGTGCGCTGGCAGGGCGGCTGGCGCTGCATGGTGCCCTCCCTGACGCTGGTGGCCGGCATCGTGCTCTTGCACTTCACCGGCATGGCCGCCTTCATGGTGGAACCGATCAACGGCTATCAGCCCGGCGCCAGCTCGGAAGCCTTTACGGTCATGGCCGTTGCGGTGGCCATTGCCGGTGTGCTGATCCTGGGCACCGGACTTGCCACCTTCTATATCGAGAAGCGCATGCGCGAGACGTCTGATGCGCAATTGCGCCATATGGCCCTGCACGACCCGCTGACCGGCCTGCCCAACAGGGTCAGTTTTTCCGCGCGTCTGGATGCGCGCCTGGCGGGTCAGTATTCGGGCAGCACGGCCGTTGCCGCGATTGATCTGAACCGGTTCAAGGAAATCAATGATGGCTGGGGCCATGAGGCCGGCGATCATGTGCTGTGTGAACTGGCCGAGCGCCTGCGTAAGTTTGATGGCGCGCGCCATTTCGCTGCCCGCCTGGGCGGAGACGAGTTCTGCATTATCCTGAAAACCGCAGATGAAAACGAGCTGCAAAAGCTCGTCCAGCAACTCGAAGCACTGCTTGCAGAGCCCATCAATTATGGCGCGCTGGAAACGGTCACGGGCGGAAGTATTGGTGTGGCTGTATATCCGCGCGACGGTGATGACCGCGAGACGCTGGTGAGAAATGCGGACCTTGCCATGTACCGGGCAAAGTCCGACCCGCTGGTCAATGTCTGCTTCTACAATTCGGAGCTGGGCGAAGTTGTGCGTGAACGCCGCCAGCTTGCCAATGATTTGCGCCTTGCCATAGAGAATAACGAGCTGGCCCTGCACTACCAGGTGCAGACGGCAATCGGCACGGGCGAGGTGCGTGGCTACGAAGCGCTGCTGCGCTGGACGCACCCGGTGAAGGGGGCGATCTCTCCGGCTGACTTCATTCCTCTGGCCGAAGCCAACGGGCTGATCCTGCCGCTGGGTGACTGGGTGCTGCGCAAGGCTTGCCTCGATGCTGCCTCCTGGCCGCACCCGCACAAGGTCGCCGTGAACCTGTCAGCCATACAGCTGACCCATATCGGCCTGCCCCAGCAGATCCATCAGGTGCTGATCGAGACCGGCCTGTCGCCTGCGCGCCTGGAGATCGAGCTGACCGAGACCGCGCTCATCAAGGACAAGGCCCAGTCACTGCACATCATGCGCCAGATCAAGGCGCTGGGCGTGTCGATTGCGCTTGATGATTTTGGTACGGGCTACTCCTCGCTCGACACGCTGCGGACCTTCCCGTTCGACAAGATCAAGCTGGACAAATCCTTCACTGACGAGCTGAAGACCGATCAGCGTTCGCTGGCCGTTGTGCGCGCCGTGCTGGCGCTGGCCAAGAGCCTGTCCATTCCGGTGCTGGCCGAAGGCATCGAGACGCAGGAACAGCTCGACCTTCTGCATCTGGAAAGCTGCGATGAAGGGCAGGGCTTCCTGCTGGGGCGGCCTGCACCCATGGACATTGTCGCACAGCTGGGAACGCGCATCCGCATTAGCGGCGAGCGTGTGGTCACGCCGGTCGCGTCCGCGCGGCGAGCCTGA